The sequence below is a genomic window from Alistipes sp. ZOR0009.
GATTACCATTTTTTCGACATCGCCTTTGGCGAGCATCTGGATTTTTACTTTTTGAAAGTTGGTTTCTATTGGACCACCTCCGCTGTAAAATAGGTTTAGCCCAACAAATGCTAGCGCAATTATGGCGTAAATCCAGTAAATACTAAATTTAGGACGAGGTAGCTTGCTGTTACCTCCCGATTTGCTGTTGTTACTCATGTTGTCTTTGTCATCGGTGTCAAAAAACGCCTTGAATCTACCAAATATGGGTAGTAAAGCCGTGGTCTCTTTTTCTATTGTTTTCCTAGTTTTGTTCATAGCTTACCCTTTTGGCATCTGCCCAAAGCTCTTCTAGTTTATAAAAATCTCGCTGTTCGGTCTGGAAAACGTGAAGAACGACATCTCCGTAATCCAGCAATACCCATAAGCAATTTTCGTACCCTTCGCTATGCCATGGTGTTTCTCCAAGTTTTTCGAACACTTTGTCATGAACTCCGTCGGCAATTGCGCCAACTTGTGTTGTAGAGTTGGCATTGCAAACAATGAAATACTGGCAAACTGCATTTTCCAACTCTTTTAGATCAAGGCAGACAATAGAATCTGCCTTTTTGTCATCTGCGGCTTCTATGATAGCATTCACTAAATCGCGGGTAGTGTGATTGGCTATAGGGCTTTTTACCATTAAACAACCTTCTTATTTATTTTAACTTACAAATGTACTGATTTATAATTTAAAAATGCCTGAGGGCATCGTACTATACCCCCATTAATCGACAAAGAAACAAAAAAAAACAAAATAAAGTTTAATACTTTTGTTCGACCAAATATGTTATATGGCTAGTTATTTTACCAATATGGACAATAGTGTAATCGGATGTGAGGTAGTTTACAACCCGATTACCGAGTCGACCAACTCTTTAGCAACAAATGCTTTAGCAGGAAAAGTGGCTGAAGGAATAACCTTTGTCGCTGATTATCAATCGAAGGGCAGAGGACAACGAGGAAACTTTTGGGAAAGTGAAGCAGGGAAAAATCTTACATTCTCGGTGTTAGCTTACCCTTCTTTCTTGGAGATATATGATCACTTTTACCTTTCAAAGGTTGTTGCAAATGGGGTTACTGAAGCTCTTCTTGGTTTGAATGTCGAGGCGCGAATAAAGTGGCCTAACGATATTTATGTTGGAGATCTCAAAATTGCCGGTATTTTAATTGAAAATGGGCTGATGGGGATCTCTCACTCGCATAGCATTTGGGGGGTTGGCTTAAATGTTAATCAGAGAATTTTTAGAAGTGACGCTCCTAATCCAACTTCGCTAGTAAATTTGTTGGGAGAGGAGTTGGATAGAAATGAAGTGCTTCATGCAGTGCTCAGGTGCATGAATGGCTGGTATGAGCGGTTAAAAAAGGGTCTGAAATCGGAAATTGATGAATTTTACTTTGCAACTCTTTTCCGAAAGGACGGTTTTTACGAGTTTGAGGTTGACGGCATTCCGTTTAAAGCAAAAATTAGTTCGATAGAGCATACCGGTGAGCTCATTCTAGAAACGGAAGAAGGCGAACTTAGATCGTTCGCCTTCAAAGAAGTTTCGTTTATTATTTAGGCTATCGGCTAAAGGCCATTGCAATTTGATCGGCCATTTGGTCGATGCCTGTTTGTAACTTGCCTTTTAGCATCATTTTCATCATGAAGTTTAAATCGGCATGAACTGTTAGCTTCATACGGAGGTCGTATGGGGCTACCTCTTTGAGCTGGATCCAGAAGAAAAATTCAAAGGGGACTTTCCCATCACCTGTAATTTTTAGTGTTTTGAAAGGCTCTTTTTCTACAAATTTTAGTCCAACATCAAACCCTTTAATTTTAAAGTGGCAGGAGTCCTCGTCGGCGGTCCAGTCGGTTAGCTGGCCATCTGGAACCATGGTTGCCATCTGGTTGAAGTTTCTGAAATCCGAGAGGGTCCGAAAAACGACCTCGGCCGAATTTCTTATCGAAACAACTTTGCTTTCAATCTCTGTCATTTTTTTCTTACTTTCTCCATTTATCGGGGGCTGTTCGCCACTCCTTTAGGTCGTTTAAATCTTTATCTTGGATATAATTCGATTCTAGTGCGGCGTCAATAAGCGCGTTGTAGCAGCTTAAGGTATCTACTTTAAGATTTGCCTTTTGGAAGTTTGCTTCTGCGGTGGCGAATCCGTAGGTAAAAATGGCAACCATTCCGAGTACCTCAACGCCTGCTTCTTTAAGAGCTTCTACTGCGCTTAGGCTGCTTCCTCCTGTAGAAATAAGGTCTTCTATGACTACTACCTTTTGCCCTTTGCTGTACTGTCCTTCAATTTGATTACCTAGCCCATGCCCTTTGGGCGCAGAGCGAACATAGATGAATGGTTTTTGCATTTCTTCGGCAACGAGCACCCCGTGAGCAATAGCACCAGTGGCAACCCCTGCAATAAGTTCTGCCTCGGGATACTTTTCGTTGATAAGTTGCGCGAAAGATTGGTAAATTTGCTTGCGGATAGTTGGGTATGAAAGGGTAACCCTGTTGTCGCAGTATATTGGCGAATTCCAGCCAGAAGCCCAAGTGAAGGGCTCGTTGGGGCTTAATTTTACCGCCTTGATTTTGAGTAAACTCTGGGCGATTTCTTTTTCAACGCTTGTCATTATGAAGAAAATTTATTTTAATAATCGCTTTATAGGGATTACAGATCTAGATGATTGCACGCAGGACTGTAGCGTGGAGCAAATTACTGTAACCGACTACAAAGATATTCCAAATCTTATAAAATACTTTGAAGAAAGTCCAAGCAAGGAGGCGCTAATTTTAAAAAGTGCCGACAAGAAGGCTTTGTTTGAGGCTTTTTCTGGTAGTTTTAAAAGAATTGACGCCGCTGGTGGCGTCGTTTTTAATGGTAAGGGCGAGATATTAATGATTAATCGCCTTGAAAAATGGGATCTTCCTAAGGGAAAAGTTGAGAAAAAGGAGACGGTTGAAGTTGCCGCAGTTCGAGAGGTGGAGGAGGAGTGCGGTATTTCTAACGTGATATTGGAAGATTCTATTACCACTACGTATCATGTGTATTTTTTTAAAAATGTGAGTGTTTTAAAGAAAACCTATTGGTATCAAATGCGGTATGAAGGAGTAGAACCGTTAGTCCCTCAAATTGCGGAAGATATAGTTGAGGCAGTATGGGTAGATAAAAATGAAGTTGACCAATATTTGCAAAATACTTACGAAACTATTAGAGATGTCTTTAGGCAATTGAATGTTCGAAAATGAGAAGATTGGAGAGTAAATGATTTAACAAAAGGATTTCGTAACCATAAAAAGAAAGCCAGAATAAAATCTGGCTTTCTTTTTATAGCATGTCCTTATTTTTTAGCTGATTTATGAGTAGGATCTCTAGTTTTTCTCGAGGAGATGGTGCTGGTGATACCTCCATTTTTCCTTCTGGGTTGATAAGAAAGTAGGTCGGGTAGGCTCTGACGTCA
It includes:
- a CDS encoding biotin--[acetyl-CoA-carboxylase] ligase, translated to MASYFTNMDNSVIGCEVVYNPITESTNSLATNALAGKVAEGITFVADYQSKGRGQRGNFWESEAGKNLTFSVLAYPSFLEIYDHFYLSKVVANGVTEALLGLNVEARIKWPNDIYVGDLKIAGILIENGLMGISHSHSIWGVGLNVNQRIFRSDAPNPTSLVNLLGEELDRNEVLHAVLRCMNGWYERLKKGLKSEIDEFYFATLFRKDGFYEFEVDGIPFKAKISSIEHTGELILETEEGELRSFAFKEVSFII
- the rsfS gene encoding ribosome silencing factor, which encodes MVKSPIANHTTRDLVNAIIEAADDKKADSIVCLDLKELENAVCQYFIVCNANSTTQVGAIADGVHDKVFEKLGETPWHSEGYENCLWVLLDYGDVVLHVFQTEQRDFYKLEELWADAKRVSYEQN
- a CDS encoding NUDIX hydrolase: MKKIYFNNRFIGITDLDDCTQDCSVEQITVTDYKDIPNLIKYFEESPSKEALILKSADKKALFEAFSGSFKRIDAAGGVVFNGKGEILMINRLEKWDLPKGKVEKKETVEVAAVREVEEECGISNVILEDSITTTYHVYFFKNVSVLKKTYWYQMRYEGVEPLVPQIAEDIVEAVWVDKNEVDQYLQNTYETIRDVFRQLNVRK
- the pyrE gene encoding orotate phosphoribosyltransferase; this translates as MTSVEKEIAQSLLKIKAVKLSPNEPFTWASGWNSPIYCDNRVTLSYPTIRKQIYQSFAQLINEKYPEAELIAGVATGAIAHGVLVAEEMQKPFIYVRSAPKGHGLGNQIEGQYSKGQKVVVIEDLISTGGSSLSAVEALKEAGVEVLGMVAIFTYGFATAEANFQKANLKVDTLSCYNALIDAALESNYIQDKDLNDLKEWRTAPDKWRK